A region from the Toxotes jaculatrix isolate fToxJac2 chromosome 2, fToxJac2.pri, whole genome shotgun sequence genome encodes:
- the tmcc1a gene encoding transmembrane and coiled-coil domains protein 1 isoform X2 yields the protein MMRRGTSLQSRRSKGSTSGSGSGDRDPLLRGSPQAPRRRNTNDLQQHASRPRSSSTTDTTPSSPSPGYTGVDVVLSSGYQSTEETDRIDRLEVSGLGQTPLAVSCGADSSFPGGEDGTPDPQRTKQAIAQLQQKILKLTEQIKIEQTARDDNVAEYLKLANNADKQQSTRIKQVFEKKNQKSAQTIQQLQRKLEHYHRKLREVEHNGIPRQPKDVLRDMQQGLKDVGAKVTGFSEGVVDSVKGGLSSFSQATHSAAGAVVSKPREIASLIRNKFGSADNIPSLKDSLDDPSVEEGVTGAGGRSLGSAGHHLQSSPKYGSEDDCSSATSGSAGANSTTGAPGGPPSSKGNTLERSQSSSLDMLLQEVQELREGQARLEESLDGLKSHYQRDYTVVMQALQEERFRCERLEEQLNDLTELHQNEILNLKQELASMEEKIAYQSYERARDIQEALEACQTRISKMELQQQQQQVVQLEGLENATARTLLGKLINVLLALMAVLLVFVSTVANCVVPLMRTRSRSLSTLLLILLLAFLWRNWDALSGYTHRALQPPG from the exons ATGATGAGGCGTGGGACCAGCCTGCAGAGCCGGCGCAGTAAGGGGTCCACGTCAGGATCGGGAAGTGGAGACCGCGATCCTCTCCTGCGAGGTAGCCCCCAGGCCCCACGCCGCCGCAATACGAACGATCTGCAGCAGCATGCCAGCCGCCCACGCTCCTCTTCCACCACCGACACCACACCCAGCAGCCCCTCTCCTGGATACACTGGCGTTGATGTGGTGCTGTCATCAGGGTACCAGtccacagaggagacagacagg ATCGACCGGTTGGAGGTGAGCGGTCTTGGTCAGACACCCCTGGCTGTGTCTTGTGGGGCAGACAGTTCATTCCCAGGGGGTGAGGATGGCACCCCAGACCCTCAGCGCACCAAACAGGCAATCGCCCAGCTGCAACAGAAAATCCTCAAGCTCACAGAGCAGATTAAGATCGAGCAGACAGCCAGGGATGACAATGTTGCTGAGTACCTCAAACTGGCCAACAATGCCGACAAACAGCAAAGCACACGCATCAAACAG GTTTTTGAGAAAAAGAACCAGAAATCAGCGCAGaccatccagcagctgcaaagGAAACTGGAGCACTACCACCGGAAGCTTCGGGAAGTGGAGCACAACGGTATTCCACGCCAGCCCAAGGATGTTCTACGGGACATGCAGCAGGGCCTGAAGGATGTTGGAGCCAAAGTCACAGGCTTCAGTGAAGGTGTGGTGGATAGCGTCAAGGGAGGCCTGTCCAGTTTCTCTCAGGCCACCCACTCTGCTGCAGGGGCCGTCGTCTCCAAACCTCGAGAGATTGCCTCGCTGATTCGCAACAAATTTGGCAGCGCTGACAACATCCCCTCGCTCAAAGACTCTCTGGACGACCCCTCTGTGGAAGAAGGTGTGACAGGGGCTGGTGGACGGTCACTGGGCAGCGCTGGACATCACCTCCAGTCCAGTCCTAAGTATGGTAGTGAGGACGACTGCTCTAGTGCTACGTCAGGTTCAGCGGGTGCCAACAGCACCACTGGGGCCCCTGGAGGCCCCCCCAGTTCCAAGGGCAACACACTGGAGAGGAGCCAGAGCTCCAGCCTGGacatgctgctgcaggaggtgcaggagctgagggaggGCCAGGCAAGGCTTGAGGAGAGCCTTGATGGCTTGAAGAGCCACTATCAGAGGGACTACACAGTTGTTATGCAAGCACTACAGGAGGAACGCTTCAG gtgtgaaCGTCTAGAGGAGCAGTTGAACGACCTGACAGAACTTCACCAGAATGAGATCCTGAACCTCAAACAGGAACTGGCCAGCATGGAGGAGAAGATCGCCTACCAGTCTTATGAGAGAGCCAGAGACATCCAG GAGGCACTGGAGGCCTGTCAGACCAGGATCTCTAAAATggagcttcagcagcagcaacagcaggtcGTCCAGTTGGAGGGGCTGGAAAATGCCACAGCCAGGACCCTCCTGGGAAAACTTATCAATGTGCTGCTGGCTCTTATGGCTGTCCTTCTGGTCTTTGTCTCAACTGTAGCCAACTGTGTGGTCCCCCTGATGAGGACACGCTCACGCTccctctccaccctcctcctcatcctcctgctGG
- the tmcc1a gene encoding transmembrane and coiled-coil domains protein 1 isoform X1 produces MRGQQGHMHQGDASQGEPEGVGPSSYAGARREAEGSQSPGLKRASSQSEHPSFGKMSQNARESMGVLGQGLKQLFQQQRKRLSLSRSTITSSSSSSSSSVVSAGGTSPFAPEDALGSCCPDSDRLSAPVVPSAAGQGSAAAGMMRRGTSLQSRRSKGSTSGSGSGDRDPLLRGSPQAPRRRNTNDLQQHASRPRSSSTTDTTPSSPSPGYTGVDVVLSSGYQSTEETDRIDRLEVSGLGQTPLAVSCGADSSFPGGEDGTPDPQRTKQAIAQLQQKILKLTEQIKIEQTARDDNVAEYLKLANNADKQQSTRIKQVFEKKNQKSAQTIQQLQRKLEHYHRKLREVEHNGIPRQPKDVLRDMQQGLKDVGAKVTGFSEGVVDSVKGGLSSFSQATHSAAGAVVSKPREIASLIRNKFGSADNIPSLKDSLDDPSVEEGVTGAGGRSLGSAGHHLQSSPKYGSEDDCSSATSGSAGANSTTGAPGGPPSSKGNTLERSQSSSLDMLLQEVQELREGQARLEESLDGLKSHYQRDYTVVMQALQEERFRCERLEEQLNDLTELHQNEILNLKQELASMEEKIAYQSYERARDIQEALEACQTRISKMELQQQQQQVVQLEGLENATARTLLGKLINVLLALMAVLLVFVSTVANCVVPLMRTRSRSLSTLLLILLLAFLWRNWDALSGYTHRALQPPG; encoded by the exons ATGAGAGGTCAGCAGGGCCACATGCACCAGGGGGACGCCAGTCAAGGGGAGCCAGAGGGGGTGGGTCCCAGTTCATATGCTGGAGCtagaagagaggcagaggggtCACAAAGCCCAGGGTTGAAGAGGGCCTCATCCCAGTCAGAGCACCCCTCTTTTGGTAAGATGAGCCAGAACGCCAGGGAGAGCATGGGGGTTCTTGGCCAGGGACTGAAACAGCTGTTCCAGCAGCAGCGTAAACGCCTCTCCCTCTCCCGCTCCACCAtcacctcctcgtcctcctcctcatcttcctctgtagTGTCAGCAGGTGGCACCTCCCCCTTTGCCCCCGAGGATGCCTTGGGGTCCTGCTGTCCTGACTCTGACCGGCTCTCTGCTCCTGTGGTTCCTTCTGCAGCTGGCCAGGGCTCAGCGGCTGCGGGCATGATGAGGCGTGGGACCAGCCTGCAGAGCCGGCGCAGTAAGGGGTCCACGTCAGGATCGGGAAGTGGAGACCGCGATCCTCTCCTGCGAGGTAGCCCCCAGGCCCCACGCCGCCGCAATACGAACGATCTGCAGCAGCATGCCAGCCGCCCACGCTCCTCTTCCACCACCGACACCACACCCAGCAGCCCCTCTCCTGGATACACTGGCGTTGATGTGGTGCTGTCATCAGGGTACCAGtccacagaggagacagacagg ATCGACCGGTTGGAGGTGAGCGGTCTTGGTCAGACACCCCTGGCTGTGTCTTGTGGGGCAGACAGTTCATTCCCAGGGGGTGAGGATGGCACCCCAGACCCTCAGCGCACCAAACAGGCAATCGCCCAGCTGCAACAGAAAATCCTCAAGCTCACAGAGCAGATTAAGATCGAGCAGACAGCCAGGGATGACAATGTTGCTGAGTACCTCAAACTGGCCAACAATGCCGACAAACAGCAAAGCACACGCATCAAACAG GTTTTTGAGAAAAAGAACCAGAAATCAGCGCAGaccatccagcagctgcaaagGAAACTGGAGCACTACCACCGGAAGCTTCGGGAAGTGGAGCACAACGGTATTCCACGCCAGCCCAAGGATGTTCTACGGGACATGCAGCAGGGCCTGAAGGATGTTGGAGCCAAAGTCACAGGCTTCAGTGAAGGTGTGGTGGATAGCGTCAAGGGAGGCCTGTCCAGTTTCTCTCAGGCCACCCACTCTGCTGCAGGGGCCGTCGTCTCCAAACCTCGAGAGATTGCCTCGCTGATTCGCAACAAATTTGGCAGCGCTGACAACATCCCCTCGCTCAAAGACTCTCTGGACGACCCCTCTGTGGAAGAAGGTGTGACAGGGGCTGGTGGACGGTCACTGGGCAGCGCTGGACATCACCTCCAGTCCAGTCCTAAGTATGGTAGTGAGGACGACTGCTCTAGTGCTACGTCAGGTTCAGCGGGTGCCAACAGCACCACTGGGGCCCCTGGAGGCCCCCCCAGTTCCAAGGGCAACACACTGGAGAGGAGCCAGAGCTCCAGCCTGGacatgctgctgcaggaggtgcaggagctgagggaggGCCAGGCAAGGCTTGAGGAGAGCCTTGATGGCTTGAAGAGCCACTATCAGAGGGACTACACAGTTGTTATGCAAGCACTACAGGAGGAACGCTTCAG gtgtgaaCGTCTAGAGGAGCAGTTGAACGACCTGACAGAACTTCACCAGAATGAGATCCTGAACCTCAAACAGGAACTGGCCAGCATGGAGGAGAAGATCGCCTACCAGTCTTATGAGAGAGCCAGAGACATCCAG GAGGCACTGGAGGCCTGTCAGACCAGGATCTCTAAAATggagcttcagcagcagcaacagcaggtcGTCCAGTTGGAGGGGCTGGAAAATGCCACAGCCAGGACCCTCCTGGGAAAACTTATCAATGTGCTGCTGGCTCTTATGGCTGTCCTTCTGGTCTTTGTCTCAACTGTAGCCAACTGTGTGGTCCCCCTGATGAGGACACGCTCACGCTccctctccaccctcctcctcatcctcctgctGG
- the tmcc1a gene encoding transmembrane and coiled-coil domains protein 1 isoform X3 has product MHWEQLLRLTNGKIDRLEVSGLGQTPLAVSCGADSSFPGGEDGTPDPQRTKQAIAQLQQKILKLTEQIKIEQTARDDNVAEYLKLANNADKQQSTRIKQVFEKKNQKSAQTIQQLQRKLEHYHRKLREVEHNGIPRQPKDVLRDMQQGLKDVGAKVTGFSEGVVDSVKGGLSSFSQATHSAAGAVVSKPREIASLIRNKFGSADNIPSLKDSLDDPSVEEGVTGAGGRSLGSAGHHLQSSPKYGSEDDCSSATSGSAGANSTTGAPGGPPSSKGNTLERSQSSSLDMLLQEVQELREGQARLEESLDGLKSHYQRDYTVVMQALQEERFRCERLEEQLNDLTELHQNEILNLKQELASMEEKIAYQSYERARDIQEALEACQTRISKMELQQQQQQVVQLEGLENATARTLLGKLINVLLALMAVLLVFVSTVANCVVPLMRTRSRSLSTLLLILLLAFLWRNWDALSGYTHRALQPPG; this is encoded by the exons ATGCACTGGGAACAGCTTCTGCGTTTGACGAATGGAAAG ATCGACCGGTTGGAGGTGAGCGGTCTTGGTCAGACACCCCTGGCTGTGTCTTGTGGGGCAGACAGTTCATTCCCAGGGGGTGAGGATGGCACCCCAGACCCTCAGCGCACCAAACAGGCAATCGCCCAGCTGCAACAGAAAATCCTCAAGCTCACAGAGCAGATTAAGATCGAGCAGACAGCCAGGGATGACAATGTTGCTGAGTACCTCAAACTGGCCAACAATGCCGACAAACAGCAAAGCACACGCATCAAACAG GTTTTTGAGAAAAAGAACCAGAAATCAGCGCAGaccatccagcagctgcaaagGAAACTGGAGCACTACCACCGGAAGCTTCGGGAAGTGGAGCACAACGGTATTCCACGCCAGCCCAAGGATGTTCTACGGGACATGCAGCAGGGCCTGAAGGATGTTGGAGCCAAAGTCACAGGCTTCAGTGAAGGTGTGGTGGATAGCGTCAAGGGAGGCCTGTCCAGTTTCTCTCAGGCCACCCACTCTGCTGCAGGGGCCGTCGTCTCCAAACCTCGAGAGATTGCCTCGCTGATTCGCAACAAATTTGGCAGCGCTGACAACATCCCCTCGCTCAAAGACTCTCTGGACGACCCCTCTGTGGAAGAAGGTGTGACAGGGGCTGGTGGACGGTCACTGGGCAGCGCTGGACATCACCTCCAGTCCAGTCCTAAGTATGGTAGTGAGGACGACTGCTCTAGTGCTACGTCAGGTTCAGCGGGTGCCAACAGCACCACTGGGGCCCCTGGAGGCCCCCCCAGTTCCAAGGGCAACACACTGGAGAGGAGCCAGAGCTCCAGCCTGGacatgctgctgcaggaggtgcaggagctgagggaggGCCAGGCAAGGCTTGAGGAGAGCCTTGATGGCTTGAAGAGCCACTATCAGAGGGACTACACAGTTGTTATGCAAGCACTACAGGAGGAACGCTTCAG gtgtgaaCGTCTAGAGGAGCAGTTGAACGACCTGACAGAACTTCACCAGAATGAGATCCTGAACCTCAAACAGGAACTGGCCAGCATGGAGGAGAAGATCGCCTACCAGTCTTATGAGAGAGCCAGAGACATCCAG GAGGCACTGGAGGCCTGTCAGACCAGGATCTCTAAAATggagcttcagcagcagcaacagcaggtcGTCCAGTTGGAGGGGCTGGAAAATGCCACAGCCAGGACCCTCCTGGGAAAACTTATCAATGTGCTGCTGGCTCTTATGGCTGTCCTTCTGGTCTTTGTCTCAACTGTAGCCAACTGTGTGGTCCCCCTGATGAGGACACGCTCACGCTccctctccaccctcctcctcatcctcctgctGG